The Sebaldella sp. S0638 sequence ATATCCGACTACAAATTCATCAGGAATCTGGAATCCTATATAATCTACATTTATATCTACTTCTCTTCTTTCGGGTTTATCAAGCAAAGTACATATTTTCATGACTTTTGGATTTCTCAGTTTCAGTGTTTCTGCCACTTTTTTCAGTGTATACCCTGTATCAATGATATCTTCCACGATTATCACATTTTTCCCCTCTATTAGTTCCTCCAGATCCTTTTTTATCCGTACTTCCCTTGAGCTCTCCATACTGTTTCCGTAACTGGATACAGTCATAAAATCAATTTTGGCATCCAGAGTGAGCTCTCTTGCGAGATCAGACAAAAAAATCACAGAACCTCTCAAAAGACCTATTAAGACTATTTCTTCACCGTCAAAATCCTTGTTTATTCTTTCAGCAAGCTCTTTAACTTTTTTGTTTATCTCCTCTCTCGAAATCAAAACATCTACATCATATTCCATTACCATACTCCTTTTTGTTTTATCTAAATTTATCTCATAAAAAAACTCTAGTATGCACTTATAGCTCTAGAGTTATATGAATTTATTTATTTGTTTATACCTTAAAACTATCT is a genomic window containing:
- the hpt gene encoding hypoxanthine phosphoribosyltransferase → MEYDVDVLISREEINKKVKELAERINKDFDGEEIVLIGLLRGSVIFLSDLARELTLDAKIDFMTVSSYGNSMESSREVRIKKDLEELIEGKNVIIVEDIIDTGYTLKKVAETLKLRNPKVMKICTLLDKPERREVDINVDYIGFQIPDEFVVGYGIDYAQKHRNLPYVGIVKKK